One genomic window of Glycine soja cultivar W05 chromosome 9, ASM419377v2, whole genome shotgun sequence includes the following:
- the LOC114425207 gene encoding protein DETOXIFICATION 34-like isoform X1 has protein sequence METPLMFNSDLNSTGTTELQYAPEGLVDTNGGDYTEMSGLADFKNVFSVESVKLWTIAAPIAFSILCNYAVNSFTTIFVGHLGDLELSSVSLSLSVVSNFSFGFLLGMASALETLCGQAFGAGQVEMLGVYMQRSWLILLGACICLTPIYIYAEPILLLLGQEPEIAELAGVFTIQSIPQMFSLAINFPTQKFLQAQTKVGFLAWVGFGAFIFHIILLWILLKVLALGTTGAAVAYSTTAWVIALAQTAYVIGWCKDGWRGFSWLAFKDLWAFVKLSVASAVMLCLEVWYFMILIVLTGHLDNAVIAVGSLSICMTINGFEGMLFIGINAAISVRVSNELGSGHPRAAKYSVIVTIIESLVIGLICAAIILITKDHFAIIFTESKEMIKAVSKLAGLLGLTMILNSVQPVISGVAVGGGWQALVAYINLFCYYIMGLPLGFLLGYKLGYRVEGIWVGMICGTILQTLILLYIVYKTNWNKEVELASSRMRKWTGQEIEINLANSQQPVTH, from the exons ATGGAGACACCATTAATGTTCAACAGTGATCTCAATTCCACGGGGACCACAGAGCTCCAATATGCTCCTGAGGGTCTAGTTGACACAAATGGAGGAGACTACACTGAAATGAGTGGCCTTGCAGATTTCAAAAATGTGTTCtctgtggaatccgtaaagctCTGGACAATTGCTGCACCCATTGCCTTCAGCATACTATGCAATTATGCTGTCAATTCCTTCACAACTATCTTTGTAGGCCATCTTGGAGATTTAGAACTCTCTTCAgtttcactctctctctctgtcgTTTCAAATTTCTCTTTTGGCTTCTTG CTTGGTATGGCAAGTGCACTAGAGACTTTATGTGGGCAAGCATTTGGTGCTGGACAAGTAGAAATGTTAGGGGTCTACATGCAACGTTCTTGGTTAATCTTATTGGGTGCATGCATCTGCCTCACACCAATTTACATTTATGCTGAGCCAATCTTGTTACTCCTTGGACAAGAACCTGAAATTGCAGAGTTAGCTGGTGTATTTACCATTCAATCCATCCCTCAGATGTTTTCTCTAGCCATCAATTTCCCCACCCAGAAGTTCTTGCAGGCACAAACCAAAGTGGGATTTCTTGCATGGGTTGGTTTTGGAgcctttatttttcacattataCTTCTATGGATTTTACTTAAAGTGCTTGCATTGGGTACAACTGGTGCTGCTGTAGCCTATAGCACAACAGCTTGGGTTATTGCTTTGGCTCAAACAGCTTATGTGATTGGTTGGTGCAAAGATGGGTGGAGAGGCTTCTCGTGGTTGGCATTCAAGGATCTTTGGGCCTTTGTGAAATTGTCTGTTGCTTCAGCAGTCATGCTATGCTTAGAGGTTTGGTATTTTATGATCTTAATTGTGCTCACTGGACACCTTGACAATGCAGTTATTGCTGTTGGTTCTCTTTCAATATG CATGACTATCAATGGATTTGAAGGCATGTTATTTATAGGGATCAATGCAGCAATTAG TGTGAGGGTTTCCAATGAGCTTGGATCAGGACACCCAAGAGCGGCAAAATATTCAGTCATTGTCACAATTATTGAGTCCCTCGTCATTGGGTTAATTTGTGCAgccattattttaataacaaaagaTCATTTTGCCATCATTTTCACTGAGAGTAAAGAGATGATAAAAGCAGTTTCTAAATTAGCAGGCCTTCTTGGGTTAACCATGATTCTGAATAGTGTTCAGCCAGTTATATCAG GTGTTGCTGTGGGAGGAGGGTGGCAGGCTTTGGTGGCTTACATCAATCTATTTTGTTATTACATCATGGGACTCCCTCTTGGCTTCCTTTTGGGTTACAAGTTGGGTTACAGAGTGGAG GGTATTTGGGTTGGAATGATTTGTGGGACAATATTGCAAACGCTCATCTTGTTGTACATTGTCTATAAAACAAACTGGAACAAGGAG GTTGAGCTAGCATCAAGTCGAATGCGGAAATGGACCGgacaagaaattgaaattaattt GGCAAATTCTCAGCAACCAGTCACACATTAA
- the LOC114425214 gene encoding uncharacterized protein LOC114425214 has product MQHRNLTSGRPSGTDGSDYSYRMVVDSRYQLVAKGKKRLSLYFITEAVLLLIGVTLTYLPGIEADAPNTVAYSSVIVSVVSLIIGNIGRRRSRSGLLRFYAAVSSIAMLLLIASLAQQHLLLKAIQDSKLWKTGKYDVNELSHFQIGLLLYMVTLSVLKLCTVNAVVSLLFNMAPPKKTS; this is encoded by the exons ATGCAGCATAGAAATTTGACTTCTGGAAGGCCTTCTGGAACTGATGGCTCCGATTACTCCTACCGTATGGTAGTCGATTCAA GGTATCAACTGGTTGCAAAGGGGAAGAAACGCCTGTCTCTCTACTTTATCACTGAG GCTGTGTTGCTGTTAATAGGAGTGACACTTACATATTTACCAGGAATAGAAGCAGACGCTCCAAATACAGTTGCCTATTCATCTGTTATTGTTAGTGTTGTTTCACTAATAATTGGGAATATAG GTCGAAGACGAAGCCGGTCTGGTTTGTTGAGATTTTATGCTGCTGTATCATCTATAGCAATGCTTCTCTTGATTGCTTCTCTTGCCCAACAGCATTTGCTGCTGAAG GCTATCCAGGATTCTAAACTTTGGAAAACAGGGAAGTATGACGTCAATGAATTATCTCATTTTCAAATTG GTTTGCTGTTATACATGGTAACCTTATCGGTGCTCAAGCTTTGTACCGTCAATGCAGTTGTTTCCCTTCTCTTTAACATGGCGCCACCCAAGAAAACCTCTTAG
- the LOC114368546 gene encoding protein LTO1 homolog, with product MDDLFDSSLNLEDTHYKEGYDEGYSHGLVTGKEEARQVGLKVGFEVGEELGFYRGCVDIWTTAIQLDPTCFSPRATKIIGQLEELIQKYPLMDPENVQVQEIMDSLRLKFKMVCSSLHVKLEYNGYPKSSTEANDIQF from the coding sequence ATGGATGACTTGTTTGATTCTTCACTGAACTTGGAGGACACCCACTACAAGGAAGGCTATGACGAAGGCTACAGCCATGGCCTTGTCACTGGCAAGGAAGAAGCTAGGCAGGTCGGCCTCAAGGTTGGCTTTGAGGTGGGCGAGGAGCTTGGTTTCTATAGGGGTTGTGTCGACATCTGGACTACTGCGATCCAGCTCGACCCAACCTGTTTCTCTCCACGGGCCACAAAAATTATTGGCCAGTTGGAGGAGTTGATCCAGAAATACCCTCTCATGGATCCGGAAAATGTACAAGTGCAAGAGATCATGGATAGCCTCAGGCTCAAGTTCAAGATGGTTTGTTCTTCCTTGCATGTCAAACTTGAGTATAATGGTTATCCAAAATCTTCTACAGAAGCCAAtgatattcaattttga
- the LOC114425207 gene encoding protein DETOXIFICATION 34-like isoform X2, with translation MASALETLCGQAFGAGQVEMLGVYMQRSWLILLGACICLTPIYIYAEPILLLLGQEPEIAELAGVFTIQSIPQMFSLAINFPTQKFLQAQTKVGFLAWVGFGAFIFHIILLWILLKVLALGTTGAAVAYSTTAWVIALAQTAYVIGWCKDGWRGFSWLAFKDLWAFVKLSVASAVMLCLEVWYFMILIVLTGHLDNAVIAVGSLSICMTINGFEGMLFIGINAAISVRVSNELGSGHPRAAKYSVIVTIIESLVIGLICAAIILITKDHFAIIFTESKEMIKAVSKLAGLLGLTMILNSVQPVISGVAVGGGWQALVAYINLFCYYIMGLPLGFLLGYKLGYRVEGIWVGMICGTILQTLILLYIVYKTNWNKEVELASSRMRKWTGQEIEINLANSQQPVTH, from the exons ATGGCAAGTGCACTAGAGACTTTATGTGGGCAAGCATTTGGTGCTGGACAAGTAGAAATGTTAGGGGTCTACATGCAACGTTCTTGGTTAATCTTATTGGGTGCATGCATCTGCCTCACACCAATTTACATTTATGCTGAGCCAATCTTGTTACTCCTTGGACAAGAACCTGAAATTGCAGAGTTAGCTGGTGTATTTACCATTCAATCCATCCCTCAGATGTTTTCTCTAGCCATCAATTTCCCCACCCAGAAGTTCTTGCAGGCACAAACCAAAGTGGGATTTCTTGCATGGGTTGGTTTTGGAgcctttatttttcacattataCTTCTATGGATTTTACTTAAAGTGCTTGCATTGGGTACAACTGGTGCTGCTGTAGCCTATAGCACAACAGCTTGGGTTATTGCTTTGGCTCAAACAGCTTATGTGATTGGTTGGTGCAAAGATGGGTGGAGAGGCTTCTCGTGGTTGGCATTCAAGGATCTTTGGGCCTTTGTGAAATTGTCTGTTGCTTCAGCAGTCATGCTATGCTTAGAGGTTTGGTATTTTATGATCTTAATTGTGCTCACTGGACACCTTGACAATGCAGTTATTGCTGTTGGTTCTCTTTCAATATG CATGACTATCAATGGATTTGAAGGCATGTTATTTATAGGGATCAATGCAGCAATTAG TGTGAGGGTTTCCAATGAGCTTGGATCAGGACACCCAAGAGCGGCAAAATATTCAGTCATTGTCACAATTATTGAGTCCCTCGTCATTGGGTTAATTTGTGCAgccattattttaataacaaaagaTCATTTTGCCATCATTTTCACTGAGAGTAAAGAGATGATAAAAGCAGTTTCTAAATTAGCAGGCCTTCTTGGGTTAACCATGATTCTGAATAGTGTTCAGCCAGTTATATCAG GTGTTGCTGTGGGAGGAGGGTGGCAGGCTTTGGTGGCTTACATCAATCTATTTTGTTATTACATCATGGGACTCCCTCTTGGCTTCCTTTTGGGTTACAAGTTGGGTTACAGAGTGGAG GGTATTTGGGTTGGAATGATTTGTGGGACAATATTGCAAACGCTCATCTTGTTGTACATTGTCTATAAAACAAACTGGAACAAGGAG GTTGAGCTAGCATCAAGTCGAATGCGGAAATGGACCGgacaagaaattgaaattaattt GGCAAATTCTCAGCAACCAGTCACACATTAA